DNA from Microbacterium sulfonylureivorans:
AGGTACAGGTCGAACCCGACGCCGGCGATGTGGCCGGCCTGCTCGGCACCCAGCAGGTTGCCGGCGCCGCGCAGCTCGAGGTCCTTGAGCGCGACCTGCATGCCGCTGCCGAGGTCGTTGTTCACCGCGATCGTCTCGAGCCGGTCCGCGGCCGTCTCGGACAGCGGCTTCTGCTCGTCGTAGAGGAAGTAGGCGTACGCACGCTCGCGCGCGCGTCCGACGCGACCGCGCAGCTGGTGCAGCTGCGACAGGCCGTACTTGTCGGCCCGGTCGATGATGATCGTGTTCGCATTCGAGATGTCGAGGCCCGTCTCGACGATCGTCGTGCACACGAGCACGTCGGAGCGGCGCTCCCAGAACGCGTCGACGACCTCCTCGAGGGCGTGCTCCCCCATCTGCCCGTGGGCTACCGCGATCCGCGCCTCGGGCACGAGCTCCGACAGCTCCGCAGCCACCCGCTGGATCGACTGCACGCGGTTGTGGACGAAGAACACCTGCCCCTCACGGAGCAGCTCGCGACGGATCGCGGCCGCGATCTGCTTGTCGTTGCGCGCGCCGACGTAAGACAGGATCGGATGCCGGTCCTCCGGCGGGGTCTGCAGCGTCGACATCTCACGGATGCCGGTCACCGCCATCTCGAGCGTGCGCGGGATGGGCGTCGCGCTCATCGCGAGGATGTCGACGTTTGTCTTGAGCTTCTTCAGCTGATCCTTGTGCTCGACGCCGAAGCGCTGCTCCTCGTCGATGATCATGAGGCCGAGGTCCTTGAAGAGGACTTTCTCGGTAAGGATCCGGTGCGTGCCGATCACCATGTCGACCGTGCCGTCGGCGAGCCCCTCGACCACTTCGCGCGCCTGCTTGTCGGTCTGGAAGCGCGAGAGCGCCTTCACCTTGACCGGGAAGCCGGCGAAGCGCTCCGTGAACGTCTCGAGGTGCTGCTTGACGAGCAGCGTGGTCGGCACGAGCATCGCGACCTGCTTGCCGTCCTGGATCGCCTTGAACGCCGCACGAACCGCGACCTCGGTCTTGCCGAACCCGACGTCGCCAGACAGCAGGCGATCCATCGGGATCGGCTTCTCCATGTCGGCCTTGATCTCGTCGATCGTCTGCAGCTGATCGGGCGTCTCGGCGAACGGGAACGCCTCCTCGAGCTCGCGCTGCCAGGGGGTGTCGGGCCCGAACGCGTAGCCCTTCGCGGCCATGCGCGCCGAGTAGAGCTTGACCAGCTCGACGGCGATGTCGCGGACGGCCCTGCGTGCGCGACCCTTGGCCGCCGCCCAGTCGCTGCCGCCCATCTTCGACAGGCTCGGCGCCTCGCCGCCCACGTACTTCGACAGCAGGTCGAGCTGATCCGTCGGCACGAAGAGCTTGTCGCCCGGGAACCCGCGCTTGGACGGCGCGTACTCGAGCACGAGGTACTCGCGCATGCTCTTGACGGCGTTGCGGCCCCCGCTCGACACCTCGCGCTGCACGAGCTCGACGAACCTGCCGATGCCGTGCGTCGCGTGCACGACGTGGTCGCCGGCCTTGAGCTGCAGCGGATCCACCACGTTCTTGCGGCGCGACGCCAGCTTCTTCACGACCCGCTGGTCGCCGCCGATCGTCCGGCCGTAGAACTCGGTCTCGGTGAGGACGGCCAGCTTGGCATCGGGCACCTCGAAGCCGCGCTCGAGCACCGAGACGACGACATGGGCGACGCCGGGCTCAGGAACCCCGTGCACGTCGTCGACCTTGCGCGCGGCGATCCCGCGCTCGGCGAGGACGTCGCGTGCGCGCTCGACGAGTCCGACTCCGGACGCCGCGACCACGACCCGCCAGCCGTCGGCGAGCAGATCGCCGACGTGCGCCGTCGCGCCGTCGACGTTGCCCTGGAACGACGGCACCGGCGCCCCGGGCACGCGGACGACGGCCGCGGCCTGGAGAGCGACGTCGATGTCGGGGTCGAGCAAGCCCTCGGCCGAGGCATCCGCTTCTCCCGAATCGAAGGAGCTCAGCGTCCACCAGACGTCTCCTCGCGCGTGCGCGGCCTCGCGCAGCGCCGGGAGGGTGAGGAAGTCGCCGGCACCGAGGTCGATCGGCGTCTGCGCCCCGGCCGTCGCGGCGCTCCACGCGGCCTCGAGGAACTCGCGATTCGTGTCGCCCAGCGTGATCGCGCGGGTGACGGAGCGCTCGGGATCGACGAGCGCGACGGCCGCGCCCTCGGGCAGGTAGTCGACGACGGTGACGAGGCGGTCGACGACGGCGGGAAGGAGCGACTCCATACCTTCGACGGGGATGCCTTCCGACATCCGCTCGAGCATGCTGCTGAGGCCGGGGAACTCGTCCTTCAGCTGGCGCGCGCGCCCGCGCACGGCCTCGGTGAGCAGGAGCTCGCGGCTCGCGATGAGTGAGACCGCCGGCACCTCACCGGGGAGCGAGCGCTGGTCGGCCACCGAGAACGCGCGGATCTGATCGACCTCGTCGCCGAAGAACTCGACGCGGAACGGATGCGGCGCCGTTGGCGGGAAGACGTCGAGGATGCCCCCGCGCACCGCGAACTCGCCGCGCCGCGACACCATGTCGACACGGTGGTACGCGAGCTCGACGAGGCGCAGCGACACCTCTCCGAGCTCGTGCCCGCGGCCGCCCACGACCAGGTCGATCGGCGGGATGTCGGTGAGCCCGGCCGCGAGCGGCTGGATCGCGCCGCGCACCGACGCGGTGATGACAAGCGGCGTCTCGCCGTTCCAGCGCGCCACGCGACCGAGAACCTCGAGTCGGTTGCCGACGATCTCGGCGCTGGGACTCAGCCGCTCGTGCGGGAGCGTCTCCCACGCCGGGAAGTGCAGCACCTCGGCACCGGGCAGGAGCGCGCCCAGCGCGGGCCCGATCGACTCGGCCCGGCGCCCGGTGGGCGTGATCAGGAGCACGATCGGCGGCTTGCCGGCACTGCGGCGGCGCTCGAGGAGGGCGGAGAGCAGCGGCGCATCGAGACCTTCGACCAGCGAGAAGTCGCCGTCGACGGATGCTGCGGCCACCGCATCCCGGAACGACTCAGCCTGCTCGAGGGCGCGCACGATCCCGGGAACTGTCACCGGACGAGTCTATTCCGGGTGGCGGACACCGGGTGCCGGATCCGCCACCTCGTAGGATGAGCGCGTGAGCGACCCCGCCGAGCCGACGCCCCCGCAGACTCCGCCGCAGCAGAGCGCGCCACCGTCGGACTCGGCCGTGCCGGCCGTGCCGCAGGCGCCGGCCGCGTGGGCGGCGCCCGGTGCTCCCCCGTTCGGCGCACCGGTCGCGCACGACCCGGCGGCGGGCTACGCGCCGCCTGCGGGGTACGCGATCCCTCCGGGCTACGCGGCCCAGCCCACCGGGCCGACGGCGGCCGCCTCCTCGGCCGCCCCGTACGCCCCGCCGGATTACGGCCAGGGGTACGCACCGGCCCCCGGGCCGTACGCGGCGGGCCCGGCATCCGTCCGCCCCGCGTCGGCGGGAGGGCGGCGCCTCGGCGTGGTCGCGCTCGTGGTCGCGCTCGTCGCGACCGTCGGTGCCGCGATCAGCGTCGCGATCGCGGCGTTCTCCATCGGGCTGGGTGCCGGACGCGAGATCGCGATGCGTCCGATCGACGCCGACTTCGACTGGTCCTACCTCTCCGCGGTGCGGGAGTGGGTGCTCCTCGCGGAGGTCACGTTCTGGCTGGGGACCGCGCTCGGCCTGTGGGCGCTCGTGCAGGGAGTCATCGCGCTCGTGAAGGGCCGCGGGCGTGGCGCCGCCATCGCCGCGATCGTCGTCGCGGCGCTCGGGCCCGTGGTGTTCTTCGTCGTGCTGCAGGGATTTCTCACCGCGGGCATGGCGGCCGGGTCGAGCGTCGGCGGCTGACGCCCGCCGGTCCGACTCTTTTCCGGTTACGCGCGAGTCGTACCGGGAGCCGCGTGAGCGCGACGCCACAGGCCGAGTCGAGAGTGTGGCGCAGCGTGCACGCGTTGCGGCATAGTTCAGTGAGCGACCGAAGGAGACAGCATTGTCGATCACCCATGAGCCCCATGTGGCCCCTGATGTGGCGTCGGTGCTCCCGGGACGGGAAGTGGTTGCCAGGCTCCGTCGGGTTCTCATCGTCTCGCTCGCCGCAGCCTTGATCTATCCCGCGTTCATGAGGGCCAGCGCGGGCTACTGTGCGGGCGGCTTCGATGGAGCCGACGGCTTCGTCGATGCTGCCGGCAGGCCGGTCGACGAGGCTCCCACATGCATCCAGTTGTCGCTCGGCCCCAGTCCGCTGGTGTACTTCGGCATCGCCCTGATCGTTCTCTTCGCGATCGACCGCGTGCTGAAAGCGGCCGACGAACCAGCCGCGCTGCGGATCCTCGACCGTGCAGCGGCGGGCGTGGTGGTGCTGGTGCTCGGAGCGGTCGTTATCTCCCAGGTGTGGTTTCACCTGATCCCCATCGATGAGTTCATGTCGGGATCGTTCTCGTTCCTCAGCCCCTTCCCCTTCGGGTTCATCGAGAGCTCGACCTCACCCGTCACCGCTCCGTGACCCCGACTCGCTCGGCGCGGCGGCGATCCACGCGGCTCGGAGGGCGAGAACGCCGCGCGCTGAGGCGCATCCCGGGCGTTCGCCCAGACCCCGGCTGCTAGACCCGCGGTGCGTGGTGCTTCTGCTGCGCAGCCAGGAGGCCCTCGTCGACCAGCTGCTCGACGGCGTCGGCGGCGTCGCCGAGCAGGATCGGCAGGTTCTTGCGCTCGGTCGCGCCGAAGGGGTCGAGCACCCAGTCGGCCGGGTCCTGCCGGCCGGGAGGACGCCCAATGCCCACGCGCACCCGAGCGAACTCCCCGGAGTCGAGCGCCTTCGCGACGTCACGCACGCCGTTGTGCCCGCCATGGCCGCCGCCGGTCTTGAGCTTGATGGTGTCGAACGGGATGTCGAGCTCGTCGTGCACCACGACGACGTGCTCGGGCTCGACGCCATAGAACTTCGCGAGCCCGGCCACGGGCCCACCCGACACGTTCATGAACGTGTTGGGCTTCGCGAGGATGAGCTTGGCGCCGCCCGGACGCAGCCAGGTCTCGGCCACTCGGGCGTTCGCCTTGTGCGCACGGAACGACTCGCCGCGCCTGGCGGCGAGCTCGTCCACGACGAGCTGCCCGACGTTGTGCCGGGTGAGCTCGTAGCGGGGTCCCGGGTTGCCTAGTCCCACGATCAGCCACGCCTGTGCCATCTGCGCTGTGCCCTTCAGAGTGCGATGTGTGATGCCTGCCGGCTCCGACGGCGAAGCCCGCCCCCTCAAGTATCGGGGACGGGCTTCGACGGATGCTGCGGCGAGTCCTTACTCGGACTCGGCCTCCTTGGCCTCCTCGGCGACCTCGGCCTGCTCAGCGGCGACCTCGGCGTCGGCAGCGGCGATCTCGTCCTCGGCGGCGAGCGTGGCCGACGGAACGGAGATCGCGATGATCAGCGTCTCGGGGTCGACGGCGAGCGTCGCGCCCTTGGGCAGCGTGAGGTCGGCAGCGGTGATGTGCGTGCCCTCCTCGAGGCCCTCGACGTCGAGCTCGATGCGCTCGGGGATGTGCGTGGCCTCGACCTCGAGCAGGACCGTGTTCGCGTCCTGCGCGGCGATGGTGCCGGGGGCGGGCTCGCCGGTGACCGTGATCGGGACGTCGACCTGGATCTTCTCGCCCTTCTTCACGACGAGGAGGTCGATGTGCTCGATGATCTGGTGCACGGGGTCCTTCTGGACGTCCTTGACGAGCGTGAGCTGGTGCGTGCCGTTGACGTCGAGCTCGAGCACCACGTTCGCGCGGCGGATGAGCAGCGCGATCTGGTGGCCCGGCAGGGCGACGTGCACGGGGTCGGTGCCGTGGCCGTAGATGACGGCGGGGATCTGGCCGGCGGCGCGGAGGCGGCGGGCGTAGCCCTTGCCGAAGTTCTCGCGGACTTCGGCGTGGACCTTGGTGTCGGTCTCGGTCGACATGGTTTCTCCTCGCGGGCGTGAGCCCGTTCTGATCGCGGGTCCGCTCAGGTGGCGGGCCCAGGTATTGGGGGTTGTCTCTCGACTCGAACGCACACGCGTGAGGAAAGCCATGGGCCCGCTCCACCGCGTCGATCACGGATGCCGCATCCCGCCGATCAGGCGGGTGCGAGGCATCCCTCGCCGAAGTTCAAGCGTCAAGTCTACCAGGGGGCGCGGCGAAGCCCAGACGCGCGTGAGCGGGGCCGTGCGAGGAGCTCTCCGCGATCGAAAGCCACCGGCCCGCTACGATGAGGGACGCACCCGATTCGCCCACGGAGGAACCCCGATGGATTACGGCTTTCTGTCCCACGCACTGCTGTGGCTGATCGGCGCGATGGCCGCCCTCGGCGCCCTCCTGACGATCGGTGCGTTCTGGTCGATGGGGCGCGCGAGCTACCGCAAGGACTGAGGTCCCGTTCTCACAAGCCGCGCACCGCGCCGGTGAGCACTGCGCCAACAGCGTGTAACACCGACACGCCAGACTCTAGGCTGGAATCCCCACCTCGAACATCAGGAGCACGTGTGTCTTCGAACGACCCCTCGGCACAGACGAACATCTCGACCGATCGCGATGACGAGCCGGGCTCGACCAAGGAGCACGAGGGAGCGCCCTCGCCCGAAGACGTCGTGCGGCCCGTCCCCGATGCAGAGGGACCCGATTCGCCGGCGTCGCCCGCTGCGAACATCGGTGTCGTCGGTCTGGCGGTGATGGGCTCGAACCTGGCCCGCAACCTCGCCAGCCGCGAAGGCAACACCGTCGCGATCTACAACCGCAGCCACGAGAAGACCGACACGCTGATCGCCGAGCACCCCGAGGCGGGTTTCGTGCCCGCCTTCTCGTACGAGGAGTTCGCCGCGTCGCTACAGAAGCCCCGCACCGCGATCATCATGGTCAAGGCCGGCGGTGGCACGGATGCCGTCATCAACGCCCTCGTCGACGTGTTCGAGCCGGGCGACATCATCGTCGACGGCGGCAACGCTCTGTTCACCGACACGATCCGCCGCGAGAAGGCCGTCCGCGAGACGGGCATCAACTTCGTCGGCGCCGGCATCTCCGGCGGCGAGGAGGGCGCGCTCCTCGGACCCTCGATCATGCCCGGCGGCTCCGACGAGTCCTGGGTCACCCTCGGCCCGATCCTGAAGTCGATCGCCGCGATCGCCGAGGGCGAGCCCTGCGTCACTCACATCGGCCACGACGGCGCGGGCCACTTCGTGAAGATGGTCCACAACGGCATCGAGTACGCCGACATGCAGCTCATCGCCGAGGCGTACGACCTCATCCGCCGCGGCACCGGCAAGTCCCCCGCCGAGATCGCCGACGTGTTCGCCGAGTGGAACGCCGGCGAACTCGAGTCGTACCTCATCGAGATCACCGCCGAGGTGCTGCGCCAGGTGGATGCCGAGACGGGCAAGCCGCTCGTCGACGTGATCCTCGACCAGGCCGGCGCCAAGGGCACCGGCGCGTGGACCGTGCAGACCGCCCTCAACCTCGGCGTGCCCGTGTCCGGCATCGCCGAAGCCGTCTTCGCGCGCTCGCTGTCGAGCCACCCCGAGCAGCGCGCCGTGTCGGGCGGCCTCCCCGGGCCCGTCGAAGGACTGACCGTCGACGACGCCGACGCGTTCATCGAAGAGGTCCGCCTCGCGCTGTACGCCTCGAAGATCGTCGCGTACTCGCAGGGCTTCGACGAGATCCGCGCCGGCGCCGCCGAGTACGACTGGTCGATCGACCTCGGCGCGGTCTCGAAGATCTGGCGCGGCGGCTGCATCATCCGCGCCCAGTTCCTCAACCGCATCGCCGACGCGTACGCCGAGACCCCCGAGCTACCCGTGCTCCTCACCGCGCCGTACTTCGTCGAGGCCCTCGGCCGCGCGCAGGCGGCATGGCGCCGGATCGTCTCGACGGCCGCGGCGGCGGGCATCCCCGCCCCCGCGTTCTCGTCGTCGCTCGCGTACTACGACGGCCTGCGTGCCGAGCGTCTGCCCGCCGCTCTCGTGCAGGGCCAGCGCGATTTCTTCGGAGCCCACACGTACCAGCGCGTCGACAAGCCCGGCACGTTCCACACGCTGTGGTCGGGCGACCGCACCGAGATCGAGGCCGAGGACACGCACTGACCTTGCGCCCCGGCTGATCGGGCCATGATCCGGGAGAGGCCCCGTCGAGTGATCGACGGGGGCCTCTCTCGTAGGCCTCAGGCGGGCACGACGTTGTGATTGCGGCAGAAGAGATTCTGCGGGTCCCACTGCCGCTTCACGGCGGCCAGGCGGGCGATCGTCTCGGGCGCGTACATGCGCGACACCATGGCCGGGTCGGTGGACACCGTGAAGTTGCCGTACAGGGCCTCGCCGAGCGCCTCGATGGCATCCCACTCCGCCTGGATGAGCGGCCGGTTGTCGTCATGGACGAGACCCGGGATGTCGAACGCGCCGGCCATCGCGAACCAGGTCGCGCTGCGGGCGGGGAAGGCCGTGTCGTCCTGCGGCACGTCGCCGTACGCCCCGCCGAGCGAGCGGAGGAACAGCACGGACGCCTGGTTGGCCTCGCGGAACGACGCGAGGCGGTCGACCGCCTCGTCGGTGAGGTCTGCGAGAAGCGTGTTGCCGCCGACGAAGCCGGGCATGGGCTGGTCGGGGTCGGCCGCCGGCATGTCCATGAGGATGTCGGGGTACGACCGGACTCCGAGGTCGGTCTCGGTCACGCCGTCGAGCGCCAGGAGCGGCGCGAGCGCGGCGCGGGCGGCGTCTTCGTCGTCGCCGATCCAGCACGCCGTGATCGCGGCGCCGCCGGGCGCGCTCGGGTCCATCTCCGGGACGTCCATGTACGTGACGGTGAGCTCGCGCGGGGCGTCCTTCATCGTGTCGCGCAGCGCGCGCAGCACCGGGCGGGCGTCGCCGGCGACCCCGAGGGTCGCGAAGACGACCGACGAGAGCGCGTGCGCCCGGAAGTCGAAGCGGGTGACGACGCCGAAGTTGCCTCCGCCGCCGCGCAGCGCCCAGAGGAGATCGGCGTGCGACTCGTCGTTGACCTCGATCACCTCGCCGCGCGCGGTCACGAGCTGCGCGCCGACGAGCTGATCGGCGGCGAGGCCCCACGCACGGACCATCCAGCCGATGCCGCCGCCGAGCGTGAGCCCGCCGACGCCGACGGATGCCGTGTCGCCCGAGCTCACTCCCAGGCCGTGCTCGGCGAGTATCGCCGCGACGGCACCCCAGGTCGCCCCGCCGCCGACGTGCACGAGGGTGCCGTCGACGGAGACGGAGTCGAGCGCGTCGAGGTCGAGCGTCACGCCGCCCGGAACGGCGCCCCAGGCGCTGTGGCCGCCGCCGCGCACCATCACATCGAGTCGTTCGGACGACGCGTAGCGGACGGCTGCGCGCACGTCGTCGACGGAGGAGGCCCGCACGACGACGGTCGGCTCGCCGATGCCCGAGTGGAAGGAGCGGGCGGCATCCCATTCGGGGTCGCCCGGCTTGACGACCGTTCCGGCCGCGAGGTCAGTCAGAGAGAGATCAGTCACCCGCGCCACGGTAATGGGGACCGGCGACATCCCGCTAGAGCCACCCCTTGCGCTTGAAGATCACATACAGCGTGAGCGAGGTGGCGGCCATCAGGCCGACAGCCATCGGGTAGCCCAGAGTCCAGTGGAGTTCGGGCATGTGATCGAAGTTCATGCCGTAGATCGTGCCCACGAGCGTCGGCGCGAAGAGGATCGCCGCCCACGCCGTGACCTTCTTGACCTGCTCGTTCTGCTCGAGGCCGAACTCCGCCATGCGCCGCATCGCCTCGTTGTTCTCCTGGTCGACCATCGTGGAGTGCACGGTCAGCGCGCTGTCGAGGGTGGGGCGGAAAGCGTCCACCTTGTCGACGATGCGCCGCGCATGGTCGTCGACGTCGCGGATCGCCGGCACCTCCTCGGCGTGCGAGGACTCCTTCACGATCTGCTGGAGCCGGTCGAACATGTCGACCAGGGGCGTCGTCGCGTGCTGCAGGTCGATCACCTCGCGCTGAAGACCGAAGATGCGCTTCGAGACGGCGGGATCGCCGGAGAACAGCTCGTCCTCGATCTCGTCGATGTCGTTCTCGACGCCCGCGACGACAGGCTCGTACTGGTCGACGATGTCGTCGCAGACCGCCCAGACGACGGCGAACGGTCCGTGGGCCAGCACGTCGGGCCGGCTCTCCAGGCGCTGCCGCACCGCCCCGAGGTCGGGGTTCTCGGCGTGCCGGATCGTGATCACGTAGTCCGGGCCCACGAACACGTGCACCTCGCCGAACTCCACGGTCTCCGTCTCGTCCAGGTAGCGCGCGGGCTGGAGGACCAGGAACGTCATGTCGCCGTACCGTTCGAGCTTCGCGCGCTGATGCCCCTTCAGCGCATCCTCCACCGCGAGCGCGTGCAGGTCGAGCAGTCCGGCGAGCTCGCTCATCTCCTCGTGGTCCGGCCGGTAGAGGCCGATCCACGCCATACCGCCACGGGACCGGGCATCGGCGAGCGTCTGCGCGACCGTCCCCCCGAACACCCGTCGGCCCTCGATGTACACGGCGGCATCCACGAGCGTCATGGAGCCACCCTAGGTCAGCGGCGCCGGGGCTAGTGTCGGAACCGTGACCAGCAGGCGAGTGCTCTACATCGGCGGAACCGGAACCATCAGCGCAGCGTGCGTGCGGCGCAGCGTGGCGGCAGGCGACGACGTCGCCGTGCTCAACCGAGGCTCGTCGCGCCGCCCGCTCCCCGACGGCGTGCGCGAGCTCGTCGCGGACGTCCGCGACGCGCGAGCGGT
Protein-coding regions in this window:
- the mfd gene encoding transcription-repair coupling factor, which codes for MTVPGIVRALEQAESFRDAVAAASVDGDFSLVEGLDAPLLSALLERRRSAGKPPIVLLITPTGRRAESIGPALGALLPGAEVLHFPAWETLPHERLSPSAEIVGNRLEVLGRVARWNGETPLVITASVRGAIQPLAAGLTDIPPIDLVVGGRGHELGEVSLRLVELAYHRVDMVSRRGEFAVRGGILDVFPPTAPHPFRVEFFGDEVDQIRAFSVADQRSLPGEVPAVSLIASRELLLTEAVRGRARQLKDEFPGLSSMLERMSEGIPVEGMESLLPAVVDRLVTVVDYLPEGAAVALVDPERSVTRAITLGDTNREFLEAAWSAATAGAQTPIDLGAGDFLTLPALREAAHARGDVWWTLSSFDSGEADASAEGLLDPDIDVALQAAAVVRVPGAPVPSFQGNVDGATAHVGDLLADGWRVVVAASGVGLVERARDVLAERGIAARKVDDVHGVPEPGVAHVVVSVLERGFEVPDAKLAVLTETEFYGRTIGGDQRVVKKLASRRKNVVDPLQLKAGDHVVHATHGIGRFVELVQREVSSGGRNAVKSMREYLVLEYAPSKRGFPGDKLFVPTDQLDLLSKYVGGEAPSLSKMGGSDWAAAKGRARRAVRDIAVELVKLYSARMAAKGYAFGPDTPWQRELEEAFPFAETPDQLQTIDEIKADMEKPIPMDRLLSGDVGFGKTEVAVRAAFKAIQDGKQVAMLVPTTLLVKQHLETFTERFAGFPVKVKALSRFQTDKQAREVVEGLADGTVDMVIGTHRILTEKVLFKDLGLMIIDEEQRFGVEHKDQLKKLKTNVDILAMSATPIPRTLEMAVTGIREMSTLQTPPEDRHPILSYVGARNDKQIAAAIRRELLREGQVFFVHNRVQSIQRVAAELSELVPEARIAVAHGQMGEHALEEVVDAFWERRSDVLVCTTIVETGLDISNANTIIIDRADKYGLSQLHQLRGRVGRARERAYAYFLYDEQKPLSETAADRLETIAVNNDLGSGMQVALKDLELRGAGNLLGAEQAGHIAGVGFDLYLRMIGEAVSAFRGDDVEGPAELRLELPVQARIPESYIDSERLRLEAYQKLSAAASVTAKDEAIDLVVEELTDRYGELPADVEGLLAVARLRRRAAQAGLTDVVAMGPNLRVAPANLPDSLRVRLQRLHPKAKLLSGGEALVVPLPTAGGERVSDADLIAWVAQLLDQLWPAPKPEGAEATATSGAEKSGA
- the pth gene encoding aminoacyl-tRNA hydrolase, translating into MAQAWLIVGLGNPGPRYELTRHNVGQLVVDELAARRGESFRAHKANARVAETWLRPGGAKLILAKPNTFMNVSGGPVAGLAKFYGVEPEHVVVVHDELDIPFDTIKLKTGGGHGGHNGVRDVAKALDSGEFARVRVGIGRPPGRQDPADWVLDPFGATERKNLPILLGDAADAVEQLVDEGLLAAQQKHHAPRV
- a CDS encoding 50S ribosomal protein L25/general stress protein Ctc → MSTETDTKVHAEVRENFGKGYARRLRAAGQIPAVIYGHGTDPVHVALPGHQIALLIRRANVVLELDVNGTHQLTLVKDVQKDPVHQIIEHIDLLVVKKGEKIQVDVPITVTGEPAPGTIAAQDANTVLLEVEATHIPERIELDVEGLEEGTHITAADLTLPKGATLAVDPETLIIAISVPSATLAAEDEIAAADAEVAAEQAEVAEEAKEAESE
- the gndA gene encoding NADP-dependent phosphogluconate dehydrogenase, with the protein product MRPVPDAEGPDSPASPAANIGVVGLAVMGSNLARNLASREGNTVAIYNRSHEKTDTLIAEHPEAGFVPAFSYEEFAASLQKPRTAIIMVKAGGGTDAVINALVDVFEPGDIIVDGGNALFTDTIRREKAVRETGINFVGAGISGGEEGALLGPSIMPGGSDESWVTLGPILKSIAAIAEGEPCVTHIGHDGAGHFVKMVHNGIEYADMQLIAEAYDLIRRGTGKSPAEIADVFAEWNAGELESYLIEITAEVLRQVDAETGKPLVDVILDQAGAKGTGAWTVQTALNLGVPVSGIAEAVFARSLSSHPEQRAVSGGLPGPVEGLTVDDADAFIEEVRLALYASKIVAYSQGFDEIRAGAAEYDWSIDLGAVSKIWRGGCIIRAQFLNRIADAYAETPELPVLLTAPYFVEALGRAQAAWRRIVSTAAAAGIPAPAFSSSLAYYDGLRAERLPAALVQGQRDFFGAHTYQRVDKPGTFHTLWSGDRTEIEAEDTH
- a CDS encoding FAD-binding oxidoreductase gives rise to the protein MTDLSLTDLAAGTVVKPGDPEWDAARSFHSGIGEPTVVVRASSVDDVRAAVRYASSERLDVMVRGGGHSAWGAVPGGVTLDLDALDSVSVDGTLVHVGGGATWGAVAAILAEHGLGVSSGDTASVGVGGLTLGGGIGWMVRAWGLAADQLVGAQLVTARGEVIEVNDESHADLLWALRGGGGNFGVVTRFDFRAHALSSVVFATLGVAGDARPVLRALRDTMKDAPRELTVTYMDVPEMDPSAPGGAAITACWIGDDEDAARAALAPLLALDGVTETDLGVRSYPDILMDMPAADPDQPMPGFVGGNTLLADLTDEAVDRLASFREANQASVLFLRSLGGAYGDVPQDDTAFPARSATWFAMAGAFDIPGLVHDDNRPLIQAEWDAIEALGEALYGNFTVSTDPAMVSRMYAPETIARLAAVKRQWDPQNLFCRNHNVVPA
- a CDS encoding magnesium and cobalt transport protein CorA is translated as MTLVDAAVYIEGRRVFGGTVAQTLADARSRGGMAWIGLYRPDHEEMSELAGLLDLHALAVEDALKGHQRAKLERYGDMTFLVLQPARYLDETETVEFGEVHVFVGPDYVITIRHAENPDLGAVRQRLESRPDVLAHGPFAVVWAVCDDIVDQYEPVVAGVENDIDEIEDELFSGDPAVSKRIFGLQREVIDLQHATTPLVDMFDRLQQIVKESSHAEEVPAIRDVDDHARRIVDKVDAFRPTLDSALTVHSTMVDQENNEAMRRMAEFGLEQNEQVKKVTAWAAILFAPTLVGTIYGMNFDHMPELHWTLGYPMAVGLMAATSLTLYVIFKRKGWL